One stretch of Pradoshia sp. D12 DNA includes these proteins:
- a CDS encoding spore coat protein, translating into MSEKNWRALDNFKCKNDDAEVTQEADQITSITQQSYEWIVVKDSEDVEVHTTDTQVALSLQAAIQVAIAIVISISVGDNEAGKGVVQDLKQFFKSKQRNTQKTIITGSKCVRVESTDTQIALNIQVLIQILVAIVARLDIG; encoded by the coding sequence ATGAGTGAAAAGAATTGGAGAGCATTAGACAATTTCAAATGTAAAAATGATGATGCGGAAGTCACCCAAGAGGCTGATCAAATCACATCAATCACACAGCAATCCTATGAATGGATCGTCGTCAAAGATTCAGAGGATGTAGAAGTGCATACAACAGATACTCAAGTGGCATTATCTTTACAAGCAGCTATTCAAGTAGCAATCGCAATTGTTATTAGTATATCAGTTGGGGATAATGAAGCCGGCAAAGGGGTAGTTCAAGATTTAAAACAATTTTTCAAATCTAAACAACGAAATACCCAAAAAACAATTATTACTGGTTCAAAGTGTGTAAGGGTCGAAAGTACGGATACTCAAATAGCTTTAAATATACAAGTATTGATCCAAATTCTTGTGGCTATTGTTGCTAGACTAGATATTGGATAA